The Schistocerca piceifrons isolate TAMUIC-IGC-003096 chromosome 5, iqSchPice1.1, whole genome shotgun sequence genome has a segment encoding these proteins:
- the LOC124799150 gene encoding uncharacterized protein LOC124799150: MYLNIKGNIHILLVYNTVDQEIVGTPLKFQHVLQNSDRNNVAVNKLILNVPQNSIVVLDNASYHNVLHEKPPTMHSRKADMAYWLNSQNIQFDQGSIKIELLALIESNKPTKIYTVDKLLAHYGHSVLCSPPYHPEINPIEMVWAMVKNWVATKNVPFKLEDVWKLAEEKFFYITVHKWEAVCRHVEDVEETYANQEKLADKLEEMVIEIRASDTDDTSDDYDDDDFQPFLSEDSE; the protein is encoded by the exons atgtatttaaatataaaaggaaacATTCACATTCTTCTGGTCTACAATACTGTAGATCAGGAGATAGTGGGCACTCCTTTAAAATTTCAACATGTTCTTCAAAACAGTGACAGAAATAAC GTGGCTGTAAACAAACTAATACTGAATGTGCCGCAAAACTCTATTGTTGTGCTTGACAATGCGAGTTATCACAATGTTCTGCATGAAAAACCACCAACAATGCATAGCAGGAAAGCTGACATGGCATATTGGCTAAATTCCCAAAACATTCAATTTGACCAAGGAAGCATAAAGATCGAACTGCTTGCCTTAATAGAAAGCAACAAACCCACAAAGATTTACACTGTGGATAAACTTCTGGCACATTATGGTCATTCTGTTCTCTGTTCACCTCCTTACCATCCTGAAATAAATCCTATAGAAATGGTATGGGCTATGGTAAAGAACTGGGTGGCTACAAAGAATGTTCCGTTCAAGCTGGAGGATGTGTGGAAGCTAGCTGAAGAAAAATTTTTCTACATTACTGTACACAAATGGGAGGCAGTTTGCAGACATGTGGAAGATGTGGAAGAAACATATGCAAATCAGGAAAAATTGGCAGACAAACTGGAAGAAATGGTTATTGAGATACGTGCCAGCGATACTGATGACACTagcgatgattatgatgatgatgatttccaaCCTTTCCTGTCTGAGGACAGTGAATAA